GCGATGCGTACGAAATGCCTTTCTCTGCGGCAAGGACCGCCTGTCCGGACGGGTCCTTGATCACCGCAAGCAGTGGATCGAGGACCGCATCTACGCGCTTGCCGAGATTTTCGCCATTGGCATTCATGCATATGCGGTGATGAGCAATCATGTCCACGTGGTGGCACATGTGGCCCCTGAGGTCGCCATGAAATGGTCCGCAGTGGAGGTCGCCCGGCGCTGGGTCGCACTGTGCCCGGTGCGCCGTGGCAACGAGATCGACGAGAATGGCTGTGCCGAACGGGTGGTGCACATTGCGGCCGATGCCGGGCGCGTAGCGCTTTACCGCGAGCGGCTTTGCGCGCTCCCCTGGTTCATGCGTTTCCTCAACGAACCCATAGCACGACGGGCCAATCGCGAGGATGCGTGCCGCGGCCGGTTCTGGGAAGGGCGGTATCACTGCCAGGCATTGCTGGACGACGCGGCGTTGCTGGCCTGCATGGCATATGTGGATCTCAACCCCATCCGCGCAGGCATCGCGAAGGATCTTTCCTCGTCGTCGCACACATCGGTGCGTCGTCGGTTGCGGCATATTTCCAGTCAGCAGCTGCTCGGTCCGGTCGCCGGGGAAGTCGACCGGATGCTGCCAATGCGTGCCATTGAGTACATACGCCTGGTGGACTGGACGGGGCGCCAGCGGCGTGCTGGAAAGCGTGGCGCAATCTCGCAGTCGGTACCGCTCGTACTGGGATCCCTCGGCATGACGCCCGAAGGGTGGCTTGCTGAGGCTTTCACGATCGGGTCGCGCTATTGGCGCGCAGTGGGCTCGGTGCAGGCCCTGATGAGCAAGGCACGCGAGTTGGGACAGCAGTGGCTCAAGGGCGGAGGGCAGCATCAGCGCGGCCAGCGGTTCTTGCCGGCTGGCGCGCCTTCGCACCCACCTCTTGGCGGGTCACCCTGATCCAACCCCCGCCGCACGGCTGGCGCTGGTGCTTGGATTCAGGACGTGGACTGATCCCCATTTCACCGCACCCGGGAAACAGCGGTTCGCTGAAGCCACGACGGCGCTATCCGTGCCGGGACTTTTCAGGTTCTCTCAGGACTGTTTGGCGCCGTCACGGACTTGGTCTGCGCGCCAGGATTAGACACGCCAGGCCCATCCGATCGACCAACCACGATTCGGAAATCTCCCCTCGTCAGAGCGACCCACTGTTGTAGTTCATTGTTGGCGTCATCACGTGCCAAGG
This genomic stretch from Tahibacter amnicola harbors:
- a CDS encoding transposase; translated protein: MSTPRHLMVPPGVAGDYHCISRCVRNAFLCGKDRLSGRVLDHRKQWIEDRIYALAEIFAIGIHAYAVMSNHVHVVAHVAPEVAMKWSAVEVARRWVALCPVRRGNEIDENGCAERVVHIAADAGRVALYRERLCALPWFMRFLNEPIARRANREDACRGRFWEGRYHCQALLDDAALLACMAYVDLNPIRAGIAKDLSSSSHTSVRRRLRHISSQQLLGPVAGEVDRMLPMRAIEYIRLVDWTGRQRRAGKRGAISQSVPLVLGSLGMTPEGWLAEAFTIGSRYWRAVGSVQALMSKARELGQQWLKGGGQHQRGQRFLPAGAPSHPPLGGSP